One stretch of Nicotiana tabacum cultivar K326 chromosome 18, ASM71507v2, whole genome shotgun sequence DNA includes these proteins:
- the LOC107769447 gene encoding uncharacterized protein LOC107769447, whose translation MALEAYTSQLTDKIHTDVLTKARISCYKARDAFYSCLEKESNKKPTEIGTVGLLYPTDCKKTRQDYVKQCRPTWVKHFDRQYCAKKKVQRLLDDNESRRGPLSLPQPYTFKPPRSC comes from the exons ATGGCGTTGGAAGCGTATACATCACAACTCACAGACAAAATACACACTGATGTTCTCACCAAAGCTCGAATCTCTTGCTACAAG GCGAGAGATGCATTTTATTCATGCCTGGAGAAAGAATCGAACAAGAAGCCCACTGAAATCGGGACTGTAGGGCTGTTATACCCAACTGATTGCAAGAAAACTAGGCAGGATTATGTGAAGCAATGCCGACCCACTTGG GTGAAGCATTTTGATAGGCAGTACTGCGCTAAGAAGAAAGTTCAGAGGCTTTTGGATGATAATGAGTCAAGGAGAGGTCCGTTGTCTCTTCCACAGCCTTATACTTTCAAACCCCCTCGTTCCTGTTGA
- the LOC107769448 gene encoding bHLH transcription factor RHL1, whose protein sequence is MQAMNQFDPTSSHDDFLDQILSSVPSSSPCWPDLSKSWDPHHHLSPPLLPNPNSGDDHQPPPNPLQHFQYDDQSSSFLAAKLRQHQITGGGGGGGGAVAAAKALLLQQQLLLSRTLAGNGLRSPTGASGDNGFLNMLGNGDQNDGVGNPANDSSVQALFNGFTGSLGQNSSQPQHFHHPQGGSMQAQSFGAPATAPAMNQTPAASGSAGGVTTPAAQPKQQRVRARRGQATDPHSIAERLRRERIAERMKALQELVPNANKTDKASMLDEIIDYVKFLQLQVKVLSMSRLGGAAAVAPLVADMSSEGRGEGNGGRGGNGTASSSNNDSMTVTEHQVAKLMEEDMGSAMQYLQGKGLCLMPISLATAISTATCHSRNPMIPNGNGGNNPLLGGGGGPATNGGGGEAGGPSSPNLSVLTVQSATIGNGGIDPSVKDAASVSEA, encoded by the exons ATGCAAGCAATGAACCAGTTCGATCCGACGTCGTCTCACGACGATTTCCTCGACCAGATTCTCTCTTCTGTTCCTTCTTCTTCACCCTGTTGGCCTGACCTTTCCAAATCCTGGGACCCACACCACCACCTCTCTCCGCCGCTGCTGCCTAACCCTAACTCCGGCGATGACCACCAGCCTCCTCCTAATCCTCTTCAGCATTTCCAATACGACGACCAGTCTTCTTCTTTCCTTGCTGCCAAGCTCCGCCAGCACCAGATCACTGGTGGCGGTGGCGGTGGTGGCGGCGCTGTAGCAGCTGCTAAAGCACTTTTGCTCCAGCAGCAACTTTTGCTTTCTAGAACACTCGCCGGAAACGGCCTTAGGTCTCCTACTGGAGCCTCCGGCGATAACGGCTTCCTTAACATGCTCGGTAATGGTGACCAAAACGACGGCGTCGGAAATCCG GCTAATGACAGTTCCGTTCAAGCTCTTTTCAACGGATTCACCGGATctcttggtcaaaactcaagtCAACCTCAACATTTTCACCATCCTCAG GGAGGATCGATGCAGGCGCAGAGTTTCGGAGCTCCGGCAACGGCGCCGGCGATGAATCAAACTCCGGCAGCAAGTGGTTCAGCTGGTGGAGTTACAACGCCGGCGGCACAGCCAAAGCAACAGCGAGTGAGAGCTCGTAGAGGACAAGCAACTGATCCTCACAGTATTGCTGAACGA TTACGTAGAGAGAGAATTGCAGAGAGAATGAAGGCATTGCAGGAGCTGGTACCCAATGCCAATAAG ACGGACAAGGCTTCAATGCTGGATGAGATCATCGACTATGTCAAATTCCTCCAGCTCCAAGTCAaa GTTCTGAGTATGAGCAGATTGGGCGGTGCTGCAGCCGTTGCTCCCCTAGTTGCTGATATGTCCTCTGAG GGAAGAGGAGAAGGAAATGGAGGAAGGGGAGGAAACGGAACGGCGTCGTCTTCAAACAATGACAGTATGACGGTAACGGAGCACCAGGTGGCTAAACTGATGGAAGAAGATATGGGTTCAGCTATGCAATATCTCCAAGGGAAAGGCCTATGCCTAATGCCAATTTCCTTAGCTACAGCTATTTCAACTGCCACGTGTCACTCCAGGAACCCCATGATCCCTAACGGTAACGGTGGCAACAACCCACTACTCGGCGGAGGAGGAGGCCCCGCCACCAACGGCGGTGGTGGCGAGGCTGGTGGACCATCCTCTCCTAACTTGTCGGTTTTGACTGTCCAGTCAGCCACGATTGGTAACGGCGGAATTGATCCCTCTGTTAAAGACGCTGCTTCTGTTTCTGAAGCTTAA